Proteins from a single region of Punica granatum isolate Tunisia-2019 chromosome 8, ASM765513v2, whole genome shotgun sequence:
- the LOC116188845 gene encoding universal stress protein PHOS34-like — protein MVRLDKVHTNENGAKEKLDCTLFAGASVVLPIVGSDLRKAATLATEKPKKICDSKSVHQVEFEVVEGDARNVLCEAVEKHRAAILVVSSHGYGALKRAFLGSLSDYCIHKSSCSRVIVKKP, from the exons ATGGTAAGactagacaaagtgcacaccAATGAGAATGGAGCTAAGGAGAAGCTCGAT TGTACTCTTTTTGCAGGAGCTTCTGTCGTTCTGCCCATAGTAGGGTCGGATTTAAGGAAAGCGGCCACCTTAGCGACAGAGAAGCCCAAGAAAATTTGCGATAGCAAATCT GTTCATCAAGTGGAGTTTGAAGTGGTTGAAGGGGATGCAAGGAATGTCCTCTGTGAGGCTGTGGAGAAGCACCGGGCTGCCATATTAGTCGTCAGCAGTCACGGATATGGAGCTCTGAAACG GGCATTTTTAGGGAGCTTGAGCGACTACTGCATCCACAAATCAAGCTGCAGCAGAGTGATCGTGAAAAAGCCCTAA